A DNA window from Bradyrhizobium sp. CCBAU 53421 contains the following coding sequences:
- a CDS encoding N-formylglutamate amidohydrolase, translated as MTEFAGELSPPFEIVEPQAWRAPIIFNSPHSGSVYPAEFLEASRIDVAALRRSEDSFMDELIAGLSDRGFPIIRVNFPRSYVDVNREPYELDPRMFTGRLPSFANTRSMRVAGGLGTIPRVVGDGQEIYRERLDVDEALRRIEVLYKPYHRALRRLINKAHQAFGTVIVVDCHSMPSVGVSRDEPRRPDVVIGDRYGTSCAPLLPDLVEEVMSSLGYSIGRNKPYAGGFITEHYGNPASGLHTVQIELNRAVYMDERHRERGPRFAQVAADFATLADALAKIPFGDLGPFQAAAE; from the coding sequence ATGACCGAATTTGCTGGCGAGTTGTCGCCCCCGTTCGAGATCGTTGAGCCGCAGGCCTGGCGTGCGCCGATCATTTTCAATTCCCCGCATTCGGGCTCGGTCTACCCGGCCGAATTCCTCGAGGCGTCGCGAATCGATGTGGCGGCGCTGCGCCGCTCCGAAGACAGCTTCATGGACGAGCTGATCGCCGGGTTGAGCGATCGCGGCTTTCCGATCATCCGGGTCAACTTCCCGCGCTCCTATGTCGACGTGAACCGCGAGCCCTATGAGCTCGACCCGCGCATGTTCACCGGGCGGCTGCCGAGCTTTGCCAACACGCGCTCGATGCGGGTGGCCGGCGGCCTCGGTACCATCCCGCGCGTGGTCGGCGACGGCCAGGAGATCTACCGCGAGCGGCTCGACGTCGACGAGGCGCTGCGCCGGATCGAGGTGCTCTACAAGCCCTATCACCGCGCGCTGCGCCGGCTGATCAACAAGGCGCATCAGGCGTTCGGCACCGTGATCGTGGTCGATTGCCACTCGATGCCCTCGGTTGGGGTGTCGCGCGACGAGCCGCGCCGGCCCGACGTCGTGATCGGCGACCGCTACGGCACGAGCTGCGCACCGCTCTTGCCCGACCTGGTCGAGGAGGTCATGAGCTCGCTCGGCTATTCGATCGGCCGCAACAAGCCCTATGCCGGCGGCTTCATCACCGAGCATTACGGCAACCCGGCGAGCGGCCTGCACACCGTGCAGATCGAGCTCAACCGCGCGGTCTATATGGATGAGCGGCACCGCGAGCGCGGACCGCGCTTCGCCCAGGTCGCGGCCGACTTCGCGACGCTGGCGGATGCGCTCGCGAAGATTCCGTTCGGGGATCTCGGCCCGTTCCAGGCGGCAGCGGAGTAA
- the hisN gene encoding histidinol-phosphatase, translated as MTVIDFTAFIGRLATASGETILPFFRTSLSVDNKSSNDFDPVTEADRAAEAVMRRLIKANFPQHGIVGEEFGNEREDADYVWVLDPIDGTKSFIAGFPIWGTLIALLHKGTPVFGMMHQPYIGERFSGDNGSANYSGPSGERRLSVRRCASLKEATLFTTSPLLMNPDDRARFGRVEQAARLSRYGGDCYSYCMLAAGHLDLVIETELKPYDIAGLIPIVTGAGGVVTTWDGKPAQSGGRIIAAGDPRVHEAAMKLLNA; from the coding sequence GTGACGGTCATCGACTTTACCGCCTTCATCGGCCGCCTCGCGACCGCATCCGGCGAAACCATCCTGCCCTTCTTCCGCACCTCGCTCTCGGTCGACAACAAGAGTTCGAACGATTTCGACCCGGTCACCGAGGCCGACCGGGCCGCGGAAGCGGTGATGCGGCGGCTGATCAAGGCGAACTTCCCTCAGCACGGTATCGTCGGCGAGGAGTTCGGCAATGAGCGCGAGGACGCCGACTATGTCTGGGTGCTCGACCCGATCGACGGCACCAAGTCCTTCATCGCCGGCTTTCCGATCTGGGGCACGCTGATCGCGCTGCTGCATAAAGGTACGCCGGTATTCGGCATGATGCACCAGCCCTATATCGGCGAGCGCTTCTCCGGCGACAACGGCTCGGCGAACTACTCGGGACCGTCGGGCGAACGGCGGCTCTCGGTGCGGCGCTGCGCCTCACTAAAGGAGGCGACCCTCTTCACCACCAGCCCGCTGCTGATGAATCCGGATGACCGCGCCCGCTTCGGCCGCGTCGAGCAGGCGGCGCGCCTGTCGCGCTACGGCGGCGACTGCTACTCCTATTGCATGCTCGCGGCCGGCCATCTCGACCTCGTGATCGAGACCGAGCTGAAACCCTACGACATTGCCGGCCTGATCCCGATCGTCACCGGCGCCGGCGGCGTCGTCACCACCTGGGACGGCAAGCCGGCGCAAAGCGGCGGCCGCATCATCGCAGCCGGAGATCCGCGCGTGCATGAAGCTGCGATGAAGCTGCTCAACGCCTGA
- a CDS encoding tripartite tricarboxylate transporter substrate binding protein — translation MGDMTMCDRLLAATLLLLAPIATSAQEFPAKEFPAKPIRLIVPFPPGGPNDIIARVIGQKMSELAKQPIVVDNRAGQGGVLGTDAVAKAAPDGYTVAIASAGALAISPSMEKVAYDTLKDLAPVTLVATVPEMLVVATDVPAKNMSELVALAKAQPGKLNFASSGPGSLPHLACELFKLTAKIDIVHVPYRGAAPAVNDLLGRQVQMTFLDLPVILPQIKAGSLRPIALGARERAPTAPDVPTTAEVGMPDLIIENWYGMIAPAGTPPAIVTRLNKLATEAMADPAVKAKLAEQGLTLAGDTPDHFRDFIAADIKRWAKVIQDAGVVTTKQD, via the coding sequence ATGGGCGACATGACGATGTGCGACAGGCTGCTGGCAGCCACTCTCCTGCTTCTCGCGCCCATTGCGACTTCGGCCCAGGAGTTCCCGGCCAAGGAGTTCCCGGCCAAGCCGATCCGGCTGATCGTGCCGTTCCCGCCCGGCGGGCCGAACGACATCATCGCGCGGGTGATCGGGCAGAAGATGTCGGAACTCGCAAAGCAGCCGATCGTCGTCGACAACCGCGCCGGCCAGGGCGGCGTGCTCGGCACCGATGCGGTCGCAAAGGCCGCGCCCGATGGCTACACGGTTGCGATCGCGAGCGCCGGCGCGCTGGCGATCAGCCCGAGCATGGAGAAGGTCGCCTACGACACGCTGAAGGATCTCGCGCCGGTGACGCTGGTCGCGACCGTGCCGGAAATGCTGGTTGTCGCCACCGACGTACCGGCAAAGAACATGAGCGAGTTGGTCGCGCTCGCCAAGGCGCAGCCGGGCAAGCTCAACTTCGCCTCGTCCGGTCCCGGCAGCCTCCCGCACCTGGCCTGCGAATTGTTCAAGCTGACGGCGAAGATCGACATCGTCCACGTGCCCTATCGCGGCGCGGCGCCGGCGGTGAACGACCTGCTGGGTCGGCAGGTGCAGATGACCTTCCTCGACCTGCCGGTGATCCTGCCGCAGATCAAGGCAGGCTCGCTGCGGCCGATCGCGCTTGGCGCCCGCGAGCGTGCCCCGACCGCGCCCGACGTGCCGACCACGGCGGAAGTCGGCATGCCCGACCTGATCATCGAGAACTGGTACGGCATGATCGCCCCCGCCGGAACACCGCCGGCGATCGTCACCAGGCTGAACAAACTCGCCACCGAGGCAATGGCCGATCCGGCGGTGAAGGCAAAACTCGCCGAGCAAGGCCTGACCCTGGCCGGCGACACGCCCGACCATTTCCGCGACTTCATCGCCGCCGACATCAAGCGATGGGCGAAGGTGATCCAGGACGCCGGCGTGGTGACGACGAAGCAAGATTAG
- a CDS encoding sulfite exporter TauE/SafE family protein has product MVDHLLIFIAFAFLLAGFVKGTLGLGLPTVAMGLLATTMAPGQAIAIVIVPAIVTNIWQTFVGPYLRDILRRLWPLMLGTVAGIWINAGLLTGPYAAYGTVVLGALLVIYAIVGLSRFNFKVRRHDEKWIGGIVGVITGLISAATGVQVIPSMPFMQAIGMERDELVQALGVFFTTATVALAFNLTASGLLTAATALPGAVAMVASFIGMFIGQAVRTRMQPDVFRRWFLIAMILLGIYLAGSALLKIHG; this is encoded by the coding sequence ATGGTCGACCATCTCCTGATCTTCATCGCCTTCGCCTTCCTGCTCGCCGGCTTCGTCAAGGGTACGCTCGGCCTCGGTCTGCCGACGGTCGCGATGGGACTGCTGGCGACCACGATGGCGCCGGGTCAGGCGATTGCAATCGTGATCGTGCCGGCGATCGTCACCAACATCTGGCAGACCTTCGTCGGCCCCTATCTGCGCGACATCCTCAGGCGGCTGTGGCCGCTGATGCTCGGCACCGTCGCCGGAATCTGGATCAATGCCGGGCTGTTGACCGGGCCGTACGCGGCTTACGGCACCGTCGTGCTCGGCGCGCTGCTGGTGATCTACGCGATCGTCGGCCTGAGCCGATTCAACTTCAAGGTCAGGCGGCACGACGAGAAATGGATCGGCGGCATCGTCGGCGTCATCACCGGGCTGATCTCGGCGGCAACCGGCGTCCAGGTCATTCCCTCGATGCCGTTCATGCAGGCGATCGGCATGGAGCGGGACGAACTGGTGCAGGCGCTCGGCGTCTTCTTCACCACCGCGACCGTGGCGCTCGCCTTCAACCTCACGGCCTCGGGCCTGTTGACCGCGGCCACCGCGCTGCCGGGCGCGGTGGCGATGGTGGCATCGTTCATCGGCATGTTCATCGGCCAGGCGGTCCGCACCCGGATGCAACCGGACGTTTTCCGCCGCTGGTTCCTGATCGCGATGATCCTGCTCGGCATCTATCTGGCCGGCAGCGCGCTGCTCAAGATCCACGGCTAG
- a CDS encoding adenylate/guanylate cyclase domain-containing protein gives MERRLAAILCADIAGYSRMMGVDEAGTHASFKAHRSAIYPIILNHGGRIVKNTGDGFLLEFPSIIGAIEAAVAMQTLMAERNEHLPADRAMHFRMGVHMGDVMADEDEVFGDDVNIAVRLETVAVPGGIAVSDKARTEAGRRLAVTLLDAGPHRFKNITEPVHVWTWVPAGSDLHEKAPDDGPHLPGQYRTAIVGVLPFDNLSGGADEYFSDGLTEDLIHALSLQSFYRVLSRNSTFAYKGKNVSTRLIAREIDATYLIQGSVRRAGNKIRVSAELIAPEKGEQLWTGRYDRDMGDLFAMQDEITANLSAAVAQEIYRAEASAPARSPNAELTAWDRFLKGLSHYYHQTKVDCETAIALFKEAIELDPALSIARAYLALIQIQSIQFGWIPSTRELWASSVSLAESSVRLDPRSSFAFSLLAYLHAMQGHYEAAMDAIKRAIELNPYDMGARGVLGICHMVIGDHRKAVELFSTAVQRGNSDPRYQWAALNAFSHYLLGQYDASLSWSREGLYLNPNHLQCLAVRAAALAQLGRADEAAQAAEALLANHPDLTVERHLRNFHWKNPADIALYRDGLLKAGLPFGKLALVASNSKFAADS, from the coding sequence ATGGAAAGACGGCTCGCTGCCATTCTTTGCGCTGATATCGCCGGCTATTCCCGCATGATGGGTGTCGACGAGGCGGGGACGCATGCCTCGTTCAAGGCGCACCGCAGCGCGATCTACCCGATCATCCTCAACCACGGCGGCCGAATCGTCAAAAACACCGGCGACGGCTTCCTGCTGGAATTTCCGAGCATCATCGGGGCGATCGAGGCTGCCGTCGCGATGCAGACCCTGATGGCCGAGCGCAACGAACATCTGCCGGCCGACCGCGCCATGCATTTCCGGATGGGCGTCCATATGGGCGACGTCATGGCCGACGAGGACGAGGTGTTCGGCGACGACGTCAACATCGCGGTCCGCCTCGAGACGGTCGCCGTGCCCGGCGGCATCGCGGTGTCGGACAAGGCCCGCACCGAGGCGGGACGGCGGCTTGCCGTCACCCTGCTCGATGCCGGCCCGCACCGCTTCAAGAACATCACCGAACCGGTCCATGTCTGGACCTGGGTGCCGGCCGGATCCGATCTCCACGAGAAGGCGCCGGACGACGGCCCGCATCTGCCGGGGCAATACCGGACCGCGATCGTCGGTGTGCTGCCGTTCGACAATCTGAGCGGCGGCGCGGACGAATATTTCTCCGACGGCCTGACCGAGGATCTGATCCACGCGCTGTCGCTGCAATCCTTCTACCGCGTGCTGAGCCGCAACTCGACCTTCGCCTACAAGGGCAAGAACGTCTCGACCCGCCTGATCGCGCGCGAGATCGACGCGACCTACCTGATTCAGGGCTCGGTGCGCCGTGCCGGCAACAAGATCCGCGTCTCCGCCGAGTTGATCGCGCCCGAGAAGGGCGAGCAGCTGTGGACCGGCCGCTACGACCGCGACATGGGCGACCTGTTCGCGATGCAGGACGAGATCACCGCCAACCTCTCCGCCGCGGTGGCCCAGGAGATCTACCGTGCCGAGGCCTCGGCGCCGGCGCGCTCGCCGAACGCCGAGCTGACCGCGTGGGATCGCTTCCTGAAGGGTCTGTCGCACTACTATCACCAGACCAAGGTCGATTGCGAAACCGCGATCGCGCTGTTCAAGGAGGCGATCGAGCTCGACCCCGCGCTGTCGATCGCACGCGCCTATCTCGCGCTGATCCAGATCCAGAGCATCCAGTTCGGCTGGATTCCGAGCACGCGCGAGTTGTGGGCCTCGTCGGTCAGCCTGGCCGAGAGCAGCGTCCGGCTCGACCCGCGCTCCTCGTTCGCATTTTCGCTGCTGGCCTATCTGCATGCGATGCAGGGCCATTACGAAGCCGCGATGGACGCCATCAAGCGGGCGATCGAGCTCAATCCCTACGACATGGGCGCCCGCGGCGTGCTCGGGATTTGCCATATGGTGATCGGCGACCATCGCAAGGCGGTCGAGCTGTTCTCGACGGCGGTCCAGCGCGGCAACAGCGACCCGCGCTACCAATGGGCCGCGCTGAACGCGTTCAGCCATTATCTTCTCGGGCAATATGATGCATCGCTGTCGTGGTCGCGCGAGGGGCTGTATCTCAACCCGAACCATCTGCAGTGCCTGGCGGTGCGCGCCGCCGCGCTCGCCCAGCTCGGCCGCGCCGACGAAGCCGCGCAGGCCGCCGAGGCGCTGCTCGCCAACCATCCCGACCTCACGGTCGAGCGTCACTTGCGCAATTTCCACTGGAAGAACCCGGCCGACATCGCGCTCTATCGCGATGGCCTCTTGAAAGCCGGCCTCCCGTTCGGCAAACTCGCTCTGGTTGCATCCAACTCGAAATTCGCCGCTGATTCCTGA
- a CDS encoding LysR family transcriptional regulator, with amino-acid sequence MRFDLIDLQLFIAVSDARSITQGAARANMALASASERIKGLEEALGVALLKRGRRGVELTAAGESLLGHARIVLHNVEALQSDLAAYASGVRANVLLLANTSGLSEHLPRALAAFLHEHPDISVDVEERESTDIATAIASGAADLGFAAEHALPDSVERFLFSEDRLMLVASRRSDLGGRRQIDFQEVVGRDFVGLTATSALQVHISRHAAKLGARLRFRARLRGFDAICQMVAADVGIAVIPETAARRCAAAMPITTIRIRDAWANRRLTICARSFKALPRAAKQLVEYLRAEAQR; translated from the coding sequence ATGCGGTTCGACCTGATCGACTTGCAATTGTTCATCGCAGTTTCGGATGCGCGCAGCATCACCCAGGGCGCGGCGCGCGCGAACATGGCGCTAGCCTCGGCCAGCGAGCGAATCAAGGGGCTCGAGGAGGCGCTCGGCGTCGCGCTGCTCAAGCGCGGCCGTCGCGGCGTCGAACTGACGGCGGCCGGCGAGAGCCTGCTCGGTCACGCGCGGATCGTGTTGCATAATGTCGAGGCTTTGCAGAGCGATCTCGCCGCTTATGCCAGCGGCGTCCGCGCCAACGTGCTGCTGCTCGCCAACACTTCGGGCCTGTCGGAGCATCTGCCGCGGGCGCTGGCGGCGTTCCTGCACGAACATCCCGATATCAGCGTCGATGTCGAGGAGCGCGAGAGCACCGATATCGCGACCGCGATCGCCAGCGGCGCCGCCGATCTCGGTTTCGCCGCCGAACACGCGCTGCCCGACAGCGTCGAGCGTTTCCTGTTCAGCGAGGACCGCCTGATGCTGGTGGCGTCGCGGCGCAGCGATCTCGGCGGCCGCCGCCAGATCGACTTCCAGGAGGTGGTCGGCCGCGATTTCGTCGGCCTCACGGCAACGTCCGCATTGCAGGTCCATATTTCGCGGCACGCGGCAAAGCTTGGGGCGCGGCTGCGCTTCCGTGCCCGCCTGCGCGGCTTCGACGCCATCTGCCAGATGGTCGCCGCCGATGTCGGCATCGCGGTGATCCCGGAAACCGCGGCGCGGCGCTGCGCGGCGGCGATGCCGATCACGACGATCAGGATCCGCGACGCCTGGGCCAACCGCCGGCTGACGATCTGTGCGCGCAGCTTCAAGGCGCTGCCGCGCGCAGCCAAGCAGCTCGTGGAATATTTGCGCGCCGAAGCGCAACGCTGA
- a CDS encoding LysE family translocator encodes MLGIHELWLFVLSGLLLNVTPGPDTAYIIGRTIQHGWRGGAAAAIGISCGCLVHVLGAAIGLSALLMASSTAFLAVKLIGAAYLVLTGLQMLLSRARPIADIAGQGGETSISRVFWQGALTNILNPKVALFFLAFLPQFVAADSPHKTLAFLVLGLIFITGGTLWCLGLAAFAARAAGRIRQSTGVIAWINRSLGALFIYLGVRVAMLEAR; translated from the coding sequence ATGCTGGGAATTCACGAGCTTTGGCTGTTTGTCCTGTCCGGGCTGCTGCTCAACGTCACGCCGGGGCCGGATACCGCTTATATCATAGGGCGCACGATTCAGCACGGATGGCGCGGCGGCGCCGCTGCGGCGATCGGTATCAGCTGCGGCTGCCTGGTCCACGTCCTGGGCGCGGCGATCGGGCTGTCGGCGCTGCTGATGGCGTCGTCGACCGCGTTCCTGGCCGTCAAGCTGATCGGCGCGGCCTATCTGGTGCTGACCGGGCTGCAGATGCTGCTCTCGCGCGCCAGGCCGATCGCTGACATCGCCGGGCAGGGCGGCGAGACCTCGATCTCGCGTGTGTTCTGGCAGGGGGCGCTGACTAACATCCTCAATCCCAAGGTGGCGCTGTTCTTCCTGGCATTCCTGCCGCAATTCGTGGCGGCGGATTCGCCGCACAAGACGCTCGCCTTCCTGGTGCTCGGGCTGATCTTCATCACCGGCGGCACGCTGTGGTGCCTTGGCCTCGCGGCCTTTGCGGCGCGGGCCGCCGGCCGCATCCGGCAATCGACCGGCGTGATCGCCTGGATCAACCGTTCGCTCGGCGCACTCTTCATCTATCTCGGCGTCCGCGTCGCCATGCTGGAGGCGCGCTAG
- a CDS encoding glutathione S-transferase family protein: MLRVWGRRSSFNVQKVMWLIGELDLAHEHIDAGGAFGGLDAPAFLAMNPHGRVPVVRDDDATVWESHAILRYLAARHGNGRFWSDDPIVRARVDGWMDWSQTALQPDFLGGVFWGFFRTPENQRDWPAIHRALARCEQHFAKLERLLEATPFLLGETLSLADITAGTSLYRYFELEIARPPLPAVERWYQGLQQRPPFRKHVMIPFEELRGRLDY, translated from the coding sequence ATGCTCAGGGTCTGGGGACGGCGCAGTTCGTTCAACGTGCAGAAGGTGATGTGGCTGATCGGCGAGCTAGATCTGGCGCATGAGCACATCGATGCCGGCGGTGCGTTCGGCGGGCTCGATGCGCCGGCGTTCCTCGCGATGAACCCGCATGGCCGCGTGCCTGTCGTGAGGGACGACGACGCGACCGTCTGGGAATCCCACGCCATCCTGCGCTACCTCGCCGCGCGCCACGGCAACGGCCGCTTCTGGTCCGACGATCCAATTGTCCGGGCCCGGGTCGATGGCTGGATGGACTGGTCGCAGACCGCGTTGCAGCCGGATTTCCTCGGCGGCGTGTTCTGGGGATTTTTCCGCACCCCCGAGAACCAGCGCGACTGGCCGGCGATTCACAGGGCGCTCGCCCGTTGCGAGCAGCATTTTGCGAAACTCGAACGGCTTCTCGAAGCCACGCCGTTCCTGCTCGGCGAGACGCTGTCGCTCGCGGACATCACCGCGGGAACTTCGCTCTATCGCTATTTCGAGCTCGAGATCGCGCGACCGCCGCTGCCGGCGGTCGAGCGCTGGTATCAGGGGCTGCAGCAACGCCCGCCGTTTCGCAAGCACGTCATGATTCCGTTCGAGGAGCTGCGCGGCCGGCTCGACTACTAA